The stretch of DNA tttatattttctgaATTCGTTCAAACTCTCTTTCTCAGGCAAGAGGTTGTATTCTCGTGGCATCAAGCCCTGAAATTCTTACTCGCGTGAAGAAGGTACGTTCAAATCTGTTTTCATAGTTAAGGATCCTATGCTCATCAAAAGGACCCTTTCCACAACCCATATATGTTCGTTGACTCTTAATCATTTTTTTGGTAGAGAAATCACTGTTCAGCCTCCACTACTTTAGAATCGATtggaaatttaatttatatgccTTCGTGAATTTCCCCTGTTGATCTATAAAAATAAGTCTTGTACAGCATTCATATATTCATGCAGCCGATATGTGGTGAAACTGTGAAAGACACATAGAGAGCTCTGTGATTAATTATGCTTACACATTCATATGCGTAGACTTTTAACGGGTGTAATGATTACAGACAAGAACCTGGAAGTATCAAATTTTATAGCAAATGAGTTCCTACTTAGAAGTAGGAAACTACAATTGCCTCCTTCTCTGGTTAGTCATAGCTAGGCAACAGTTATCTTCTCTAAATCAAATTATTTCGATGAGATATCCTACTATTGTCTTCACATACAGAAAAACAAAACTGATACGTATGCTAAATTTTCCCTTCCACGTGAAATTACTTTCTGCCGTTTTATTAGTCTCATGAATCAAAGGTAGAAACTTTGAAGTTTCGTTGGACTTACACATTTGGTATTATGTCTTTCATGTAAATGTtttgaacaacaacaacaggcCAATATGGCGGCACTTTTGCACCCATCACGCCCATTTTCTTACTCTATCTGGTGTTGGAGCTTTCCATATTTGCTTTGTCTTAACCTTTTGTTGCAATGCCCTAGTCTCTAGTCGTAGTCATACTCTAGCTTTACTCATTTTTTCCATTCTTACAGGGAAAGATTGTCAATCGACCACTTGCTGGCACAGTTAGAAGAGGCAAGACAGAGAAGGAAGATGAGTCGTTAAAAAAGCAGCTGCTGAATGATGAAAAGCAATGCGCTGAACATGTTATGCTAGTAGACTTGGGGAGGAATGATGTTGGGAAGGTCCTTATTCTCTCCTAATCTCCTTTACATACCAATGTAGATgtttgattgcatttggatggAGCATTCTTTCAGTAAACTCATTAGAGATATAATACTCTTTGTACAACTACTACTATGATAATGAAATCTCCTATTAATTAGCTTGCGGCAGCGCAACTTTGGGTGTTCTCATGATTAAACATGTTGCCTTTCCAGGTCTCAAAGCCGGGTTCTGTGAAAGTGGAGACGCTAATGAATATTGAACGCTACTCCCATGTAATGCACATCAGCTCCACGGTCAGGCTCTCCTCTTTATGTTTGCATGTCCTGCTTGCATGTAATTTTAGTGCCTTGCACATTTGATTACTTGTGCTACTTTCTAGCCATGGACTTTTGTCTTTTACTCATCAACAACCGTTTCTGCCCGAGGATCTCCTCCATATAGATTTGAGTAGTTCCAGATTTTTGGTCAGTCATGCATGCCCATGGACCCGTGGTTCTACTTGCTTGCCTGTTGAGCTAGTTTCTACATAATTTATTCTTCTGTCAGTCAAGAAGTTCCTTACAACATTTTTATCCTGTGTCTTTAATAGTTAATATGAATACAGGAGGTAATTGTACTCCAATTTTGCAGGTTACTGGAGAGTTATTCGATAACCTTACTTGCTGGGATGCCCTACGTGCTGCATTGCCTGTGGGAACTGTTAGCGGGGCTCCAAAGGTTCAGATCTTTTGCCAGTGCTCCTCTTCATCAGAGACGAGCATTTTGACTTTTAATTAGCTTTGTATGCTGATGTTTCTCAAGTAACTATATTGCACTTCAAGATATCCTTGTTTGCAGCAACaaacttttccttttctttaccCCAAACTTCTGTTCATGAATTTTGTACTCAATCTACAGCAGCCTAGAGATATGCCACCCAGCTTCAAGCACACCTTTCATCCTTTGACGACTTCCTAACAACTAAAATGTTATAGAGCACCTCCCTTGTTCACATACAATTTTTCATGAGTCGTTTTTTTCTGCCCCTGAATTATTTGGCTTGACTCATTGTTTTACTTTCTTTATGCTGAGCATCTGAAAATATGGAATCAGGTAAAAGCCATGGAGCTGATAGATGAGTTGGAGGTGACAAGGCGAGGGCCATACAGTGGTGGGTTTGGAGGAGTGTCATTTGCTGGCGACACTCTCATTGCTCTCGCTCTCAGAACTATTGTCTTCCCAACTGCAATGTCTTCTCTGAAAAAGGAGGGCATCATGTGTAATCGGAGAGAATGGGTGGCGCACCTTCAGGCTGGAGCAGGCATCGTCGCTGACAGTAAGCCTGATGACGAGCAGCGAGAATGCGAGAACAAGGCTGCCGCTCTAGCTCGAGCTATTGATCTTGCTGAATCCGCGTTTATTaataacatataacatataATAGCGCACACACAAGTAGCCAgaattcttttctttgtttttctactattttgtattttggatgTTTGAAATAAGCAAAGATTAATAGTACATAAGATGGTGCTCATATCCTACATAAATGTTGCAcatgagaaagagaggaagagaaattaATATCAGCAGACTTGTACGTATTGTAGTTTTTTAAGTCAGCAGCTGAGCAGAGATTTTACACTCAAAATTGTATGTAGAGAACTTCTCAGTGATTAGGCAGAGCAGTGCGATGAGGTTTTAAAGTGCGACGAGGTTTTAAGTGTCCTGATTTCTTTATCAGGAAGATATTTTAGGGCCAATAAGGCGCCAAATTGTCACCCTAAGCAAGCGGCCAACCTCTCAAATCTAAAGCTGGACAAGTTGAGATATCTATCTTGGTAATGACTAGTGACATAGAGCCCCTTCGACTTACCAAAATCACTGCAATTGATAATGTTGGAGATAATCCCAAAGGCCTAACTTTTTCTAGTGAATGGCCGTGCAAGAGTTTGCATGAATGTATTGAATTATAAGAGCTCCACTGAAAGAATGAAGTTATATTGAATTATTTGGACAAAAATTTGCTGGTCAGCGTgtccaaactaattagtttagGCACGCTGCCGGATGGGGGGCAGCGTGTGTTATTTCTTCACCAACACGAAATTCTATATGACCTTCTTGATCATAAATGTCTAGATCTATTTTTCTCCTCTCACTTTACACTTATTCATTGGTATTTACAAAGTTGGTTACTTAACGTCGTGCTTCTGCTCCACATGACACTTTTATCCTGTTAGTGTGAAAGGATGATAAATCAGGAAAAAGgataaaaggaaaagagaaaagcaagagagaaaaagaaacgcCAACAACGAGAATAATCAGCCCTCTACAATTGACTTAGCAGACAACAGTCACAAAGCAGTCCTATGCCGTGGCTGTCACCTAGGTTGCACCTCAACCGTGCTCGCTTGGAAGCTGTTGGATAGTTCAGCACGTGTGATTGAATGGTAATTACTCTCGTGCTTTTGACTAGGATTGGACCCCGCATCTTTTATCAAGGAAACACCTGGTTTCACCAGGTTTCTCACATCGAGGAGGTCAAGACTCATCTGATTCTTGTAACCTTCGCCGCTTAGCATATCCACAACCTGTGTCATCGAGGGCCTCTGGTGGGATGGCGCCTGGGTGCACAACAGTGCCACCTTGATAAAGCGCAACACCTGCTCCTGGGGATATCCCACTATTTCTGGATCCACGATCTCCAACAGCCTCTCTTCCTCTCGTAGCTTCCACGTCTGCAAAACACATGGATTGATTACCCGGACTCACTTTTCAACTGCATATACGGCAGGCATTAGTACAAAGAATAGCTTGTTCTCATAAACCGCTAATACTGTAGCCGCCGCAAAATTAACTTACCTCCTATCAAAACTTGTTGCATAAGCATAGATCGCAAAGCACCAGAGTGGTGGACCCAACTTGGAAAATCATTAGCTGGAGGATCAAAACTGAAGGTACTAAAATGTACGgtaaatttgtataaaaatttatagttttgagattttataaaaatgggtcattattttgaattttgcagattcgtaccgaattttcagaaaactgaacaaaatatccctttttttttcttcttttttttttttcttctccaccaCCTCCGCGGTCTTCCGCAACGGTAAAGAAAGCAGCGCTatgtcctcttcctccgccttcacTGGCGTAGGCACTGACGCCGGCGCCGGCATCAGAGGAGAAGGATTCAGAACGAGCGCGGATGAGAGCAGAGCGGACGGGGGCAATGAGGCCGTGGTCAAGACAGTGCTCGCTGTCGTCCGTGAGGGTGAGGACGAAGAAGTGCTCACCCTTCTCCAAGGAGCGCTTCCGACGAGGACGGTGGCTGCGGTAGAGGGCGaaggagtgaaaaaaaaaatgcaggggtaaaaaaaataaagactaaaaaaaagtaaaaaaaaatatttcttctaCAAAAAAAGTGAAGAaccagagaaaaagaaaaagatgaagttaCACTGTTaatatgaaattgcactgttttaaaataaCGTTACACTGTTTTAcacgaaaattatacttttgagacaaaaattatattttttaagataaaagtcaCATTTTTTGgacgaaagttgcactatttggacgaaagttgcattatttagatgaaaattatactatttctccttctactcctcctctccctccgctTCCGCAATAGATTCGCCACCTATCAAACCCACTTCTGGAAACCCGCCGTCCCAGTCGCCGCAACCGACGATGAAGAGGAAGCGTTTCTCAGCACCGAAAAGCTCGTCGGCGAGGGAGGGGGCACGTGGCCCCACCATGCCCACCCGAGGACGGCAACGCCAGAGAAGAGGGTTGGCGAGGGGTCTACTTCTGTCCGCCCGCCCTCTTCGGCTCTTGTCCGGCGTTACCGTGCTCTCCTCCATCTCCACAGTTCACATCGCCGTCTCTGGGTGGGCGCCGTGGGCTACGTGCCCCTTCCCTTACTGGCAAGCTTCTCGACACTGAGAAGCAGTTCCTCTTCGTCGTCAGCGACAGTAGAGACAACGGGTTTCCAGAAGTGGGTTTGGTGGGTGGCGAATCTGCTGCAATGGAGGTGGAGGGCGAAAAGGAGATGGGCACAGAAGAAGACGAGGAAATGGagggaaaaaaagaggaaaaaaagaagagaaactgtaatttttaccaaaaaattgCAACTTTCAtctaaagagtgcaatttttatctcaaatagtataatttttatcttaaagagtgtaactttcatctaaaatagtgcaacgtttttctgaaacagtgcaactttattatcttcttttttctctggTTCTTCgcttttttgtagaaaaaatatatttttttacttttttatttttatttttcttattttttttaccctCTGTATCTTCTTTCACTCGCGATCTCTCCCTGGCCCACTACCGCAGGCACCGCCCTAGCTGGAAGTGCTCCTTGGAGACGCGCGGGCGCATCTTCGTCCTCACCCTCACAAGCGACAGCCAGCACTGTCTCGGCCACGATCTCATCGCCTCCGCCCGCTCCGCTCTCACCCACACTTGCTCTGAGTCTTCCTTCTCCGGTGCCGACGTCGGTGCCTGCACTAGCGAAGACGGAGAAAAAGAACGCGTCGCAGAGGTGGTGGAgggtcagagagaaaaaaaaaacgagaggaaaaaaaaaaatgagagagaaaagggaataaggatattttggtcagttttttaaaaatccggctcaaatctgcaaaatccaaaaagccagcctacttttgcaaaatatCAAAACAAGTGAatcttttatgcaaattgaccaaaatgtACCGAGgaaaatacaaagaaaagattcaaaaactAAAGAAAGCACAAGAAAACCAGTAAAGAACTAAAAAAGGGCAAACCAATACGATGAAGGTTTAAAACCCAATGATTTTGTTGGCTCAATATTCACATCTCTGGATATGTTAGGAAAAACCATGAAACCCATACCCAAATCCCCAGATCCAGCCACCTCTGTCAAATTTCATCCTCAGGTAGTAGTTATAGTTATTCGCATTCAACTTTGTTTTACTATGTTGTCCAAAATCTTGATGATTCATGTTGACCTAATAAAACAGGATTTTCTCCTGCATTTGTAAAATATCACTGTTAAAATGATTTTCAGTACCGCACGTACTATTCTTGATTTGGCCAAAAAACAAAGACATGTCTATAGACACAAAAACTTAATGGGATAATCCAATTACAGGAAGCTAGCAGCTACATGATTACCCATTCCACGAGAACCAGCATATCATGTCCCCACGCTGATTTGCTGCTGCTCCTACCACTTACAATTTCAAGTAAGAGTACTCCGAAGCTGTAAACATCAGCTTTCTTGGTTAATTGCCCCAGCAAGGCATATTCCGGTGCCAAGTTAACCCCTGTGAATACAATGAAAACCAACGATGACATCATAGAAAACTTAAATAGTACAGATTCCCAACTTTGCTTAGTTTTGAAACCTTTCTGCTCATCTAATTTAGCAAATCTCTATCGTAGTTTAAATCTTGAAAGCCAAGTCATTGTACTGCAATACATTTATACTCCATAGTTCAACAACAATATAGTGCCATCAAATGTTCAAGATAATTATGATTATGAAAGATCAAGCTACCAGCTTTCACTGAAAGATCAAGCTACCAGCTATTGATGATTATGAAGTATgctccaaacaaaaaaatatatcacaatccttaatttctttttttgtgccTAAACTACCTCCCAATGTTTGCAAAGTTTGTAATGAACTTGAATGGTATTGGACTTACATGGTTCCAGCAACACGTGTGCTAATGTGAGTGATACTGTCAGGAAAAAGCTTTGCCAAACCGAAATCCCCGATTTTAGGAACTAGGTCCTTATCAAGTAAAATGTTACTAGCCTTGATATCACGATGAACGATACGCGGTTCAGATTCCTCATGAAGAAATGCAAGACCGGAAGCTGTCCCAATACAAATAGTAGCCCTTTTGGACCAATCCAGCGAAATGCACTTTTTCTGACCTGCCAGGACAAAAAGGATCTGAGTCATTCCtaaaaagttttatatttttaagtattAAAATCTACAAATGTGCTGATTAAATATTACCAAGCAAAGCATTTGCTAGACTGTTATTATCCATATATTCATATACTAACATCCGGTAACTGCCTTCAATACAGCAACCTATCAGTTGGACAAGATTTGGATGCCTAACATTTGATATCGTGTCAATCTCAGTCAAAAACTCATTGGTTCCTTGCTTTGATTCAGCAGAAAGTGACTTTATCGCAACCTGGGTCCCATCCCTTAAGATTCCCTACAAATGAATAACTGTTACTACAATCAACAAAAACATAATACAAATTGGCAGCTAGGAAGAGCCAAACCATGAAAGAGATGAAcggaaaaggaaaataaaaaacaataattaCGTAGTCAGAAATCTAAACCCTCACCTCATATACAATGCCAAAACCTCCACGACCAATATAGTTTGATGGATGGAAATTCCGTGTTGCTGACTTCATTTCATTACAGGAAAACAGTTGGACATTCCTTGGTTCTCGTGGTAACTCAACACCTGCAGGATTTTTCTAAGTAAGAATATCGTCAAATGtttaggaaaaagaaagaaggttTAGGCCGGAACAAATTCTATGCAGTAATCAATCAGTTTCTCATAGTGAGAATACTCTCAACAGAGGAGATTAATCCAAGCATTATATAAGTTCTTATACAAGGTTCTTCAAGGTTATGCCAATTAAATCTATAAACAAATACTATCTTAAACCGTAACTCCATAAGGAATTTACGGAATCAGTGTTAGATGATGAAAAAGCGGCTTGCAGTTATTGTTTCCACAGAAAGTATTGTGATTAAAGCAATAGCTTATGGAGGTCATGTTGGAACTATTCTTTTAAGTTCCTATCCATCTAGACATTTCATTAGAGGTCATCCAACACATATAATTAAAGATTGTTTCCTTTAATTGCTTGAGAATTAGTGACATACTTCCTGCTGCTACCTTAAAGAAGTTATGGTAAATTCCTGTTATCAAATTTAGATCAACAAATGGAAGCCGCTTATTGAGCTGACTTAATGAAATCAAGAATACGTCTCCCTTGTGTTCTTTCTAAGCATGCAATGATGAGTAGTAAGGGAAGAAGAGAAAACATGAGTGAAAGCTACAGGAGGAAGGATGAAATGGCAGCTAAGCTTTGATGGCGCTATTGGATGGTGGTGCCTGAAAGATATGTGAGACAAAATAAAAGACGAAACAGGGCCATATTGATCCACCTACTGTTTCTCTCTTTATTCTGTCCTTAACTTCCaaatcgtcttcttcttcttcttttacctCAGTCTTTTCCTATCATTGTATTGGTTCTATCATTATTCTGCTAATCATACTCGAGCAAGCACAAAATCATATGCTAGCATCTACCTCCATTGATACACATACATATCTTTATTCTACTTATTCAGTTTGTGGACCTACTTATTCTGAAACCTGTCAACTCTATACTCCTAAGTTATGTTTCTCATAGTTTTTACTTATCATTAAACTTGTCCGACACTTATCAATGGAAACAATCATTATATTATAGCACGGAAAATCTTAAAGAATTGTTTTTAAGCAAGAAAAAGAATTTTAGagattaaattaaagaaaaaagttcATTAGGCCTTTTTAAGTTGTTTGGCCATCCCCAACAGGCAACAAGTTAACTGATCGAAGCATAACTAGCATTTAGTCAACAATTATAACTGAACAAATGATTCCCAATTATGATCAGATGAATATTTAAGTCTTAAGAGTAGGCAGGTCCCGTATGATACATATATCTTAGATCATGAAAACATGATGGAGCCAAATATCACTAAAAACTGTACCAGAATAATCATATGCTGCGCGATGAGACTTGTTCTGTCCCCTGCTCGTTGCTGCTCTGAAGCAACAGAACCTTGTCCCCATCAGACCAAATAAGACCTTTGAGATCGCTCTTCAACGCGAATTGCTAAGAGGTTCGGAAACAAATGTGTATTCCGCTACAACCAGGACGAAGAGGTTCAGTTGCTCTTCGTATATAAACAGCAGCTCATAAAATTGTCCTCGACACAAACAGGACGAACAAATGACAAAATATAGACGAAGTGTTCCTTAGAGGCTTCAGGTATTACCTGCGTCCCATCATAATGCAAACCGAGGTGCCCACTGACATCGTGGAACAAAACAAGGAACGTGCATCAGATATAATTAGTGAGCATAAAAGCAAAAACAATTTTGGCCGGCATCAGATCAAATTAAACAGAAATTTCTCATGAAACGATTTTTTTGAAGAATGACACGATGATCAAAGTTATAGACAAGATAATTATAACAGACTTCAAGCGAAGAGAAAttaaagaggaggaggagaaaagtACACAAAACCCTAACATCTGAAGATCTAATTTCGAGTAGGGGCGGGAGGAGTAGATATTTCTGTTTCCGCGGGAGGAgttaaaaaaacatatttggATCGGCTTGTGGTGGCCGCCTGGCCGGTGGGGGTTAGGTTAGTTGCAGACAATACGTTCCGGACGACGGTGCGTGATTCCGGTCAGATGCGTCCTTGCGGGCTACGCCACACCAGTTACACCAGGCTTCGTTTTCCAACTTTCATACCAGAACCAGAAAGCgtggtttttcttcttttacactccttttttttttttttttgagagtgaTAGGTGGCAcgctattctttttatttattttatttaaaaataaatttagctattcGATCTTAGGATCTCGTACCAACCATCAATTTCTAAGGACGGTCGATTTTTAGTAGCCGAGAAAGAGTGTCTTTGGTTCAATgtgaaattatgaaaaataataattaatgatgtaaaaaaaaaacttcaatcaTACTtgtttgattgaaaaaaaaaaaattgaatgaaaaataaaaaaattttgaatgaaaagtaatttatataattttcttccATTATATATTATGCGTTattctatataaataattatcatattatatttataatttaaaatttatatctatatgtaaaatattattatcatcatcctcatcaacatctatatttataatttaactacattcaaaattatattttataatataatataccataatgcaatatataaaaatttatatatataacatgatatataatataatatattataataataatatacatatataatatataatatataaacagAAAAGGAGGGTGGGTGACTCACTTCAAAAGAGTTTTAGTTTTCCGACGGCtaatagcgaaaaataaaaacttacaaatttttttctaaatttgtaaaaatacttttaaaaaaattttattttatatcgaatcaaacaagtgaaaaaatatttttcatacatCTAGCTTCGTTTCTATCCGCGCTTATCTGTCTCAAGTTACGAGCTCAAGTGGGCATTTGATGGTATCCTCTAACAGGCGGGCTTAAATTTGTGACTCATATAACGGGCATTTACTAAGTTAATTTTGTATGATTATATTGTGCTTGTCACCAGTAATGCATAGTACGTGTTAATAATCCCAAATAGGTGAACAAGGCAATTTTTTTGGTCAGGAAATAAACAAGATTTGCAGACAGCCAAgctgagaaaaaaataaacaggAATCCCATAATGACCATCTACAACAAAGTCCAACTAAGCTGGTTCTATGGCCTTCCCATAGATATGTAAGTGAAACGTATACAATCGAGTGTATACATTTCCAGGATTTCTAGGCTTGCGAGGCGCCGTGGAGCAGCAAAGGACTTCCACGATTCTTCTAGACCATCATCTGGTCACCCGTCCCACAGGAGAGGACCTTCCTCCTTTCTCACTCACTAGATCCTCTTCAAGTTCAGTTCCATCCAAGCAAATCATAGTGTTATTGACACTTTGCTCGGAACTGGCATTGCTGCTTGTAGCAAGAGGAGAGTCTGAAACACTGACGGCCCTGCTTCTTGTAGGCCCTGACCTCACACTGTACATAGAGGATGCTGGAATATTCGTCATCAGCGGACGTAAACTGTTTGGGATACTCCGCCTTATATCCTGCGCGTGTAAATTTAAATCAGATGATAATGTGTGATTTACAAACACTTTAGATGTAGATAGCAAGCTTACAAAAGCCATGGTAGGTAATTCAATAACAAACAAGGGAATAAAGGCAGAGAATAACTGACCATATGCCGCAGAGCCATATCCAGTGATTTTTTAGACAGTGTTCTCCCAAAGCCAGCACTATCAGGAGATGCCGATGATTTTCCTGCAAGGTTATTATGGTTCAAACTTTGGTCTTCTTGCTTTGGAGGTGCTAGTCTCCTCATGTTAACTACACGTTCAACCATCTTATTTCCAATTAGAACTGGGTTTACACTGTCACCACTGTTTAGATGCGATCTGCCCATGGTTGGACTGCAGTTCGCTTTGGAAGTAATGCCATTTGGACTCCTTCCCCTGGATGGGGAGCAAGACTGCCTTCTTGGGCGAGCAGGTGGTCCAGGCTCAACAGAAGATGATCTAGAAGAGCTGGGAGCTCCAGGTCTACCCCGAGAAGCGGAAGAGGGTCTTTCAGGTAAAGATGTCCTCAGATTTGGGGGGGCATCAAGGGAGAATCCAGGCATATCGGATGGTTTCCAAGGTCTAGATCTTACAGTAGGTGAGCTGCCAcgtgatgatgatgattttgGTACTGAAGTACCCTTCGAAGTTGTGGTTGTAGGGCGTGACTTTGCGATGGAAGAAGACCGACTTGGTGGAGCAGAACTTGCTGCTGTAGGTTGACTGGGTGGAGTGGTGGTTGAGGTGGAGGGTCTTTTTGTTGGCGTAGAAGACCTTGCAGTAGCAGGCCTGCTCTGTGCTGGTATAGAAGGCCTTGATGATGTTGGTGTGGAAGATCTAGCAGGAGTCGACGATCTCGGAGGATGAACCACGGGCTTTGAAGGGATGGTAGCCCGAGTTGTTGGAGTCGAAGGTCTCAAAGGTTTAGATGCCACAGCAGTTAATGTAGGGCGTCCGGTTGGAGTAGCAGGCCTTGATGATGAAGTATGGGTAAGGCCTCCGGATGATGATGGCCTCCGAGTTACCACAGCTGTTGATGAGCTCAAGCCAGCAGATGATGTTGCTTGTCTTGAAGCTAAGGTGCTTCTTACGGAAGAATCCGGAAAATCTGCCAACTGAGGAATAAAAGCCACAAAATGCATAGGCATGAATCTCCAACCCAAAGGCATGTTGCAACAGAACTATTAACTACTGATGCGGAACTAACTTGTCAGTTCCTCTTCACTCTTATTGAACTCTAAAAAGGGTAGTTCACAATCACAAGAAGGATACAACAGCTAATTGCAACTTAACGGCAACATCTGAAAATATCAGTTATGAACTAATTGTTCAAATTCACGCTTAGCAGATTAACTTTTCAAAGAACTAGCTAACACTGCATTAAATACTGCAGGCCTTCCCTGAAACCCCTCAGTCATTAAGGTAAACAAAGTAGAAAAAGCACCAATATCAGAAGCGAAAATAGAGATTTTTCACTACTGGGAACAAGGAATTGCTAATAGTTGCTGCGATATAAATAGCTATACATGTAATCAAATTGAAGAAAATGGAAGACATATGGTACTAGATATACTGAATGCTAGTTGTCCTTGCAGCCTGTTCTGAGTTATGAATGCCTATACAGACAATTCATGGTCAGTTTGCAAAAGGAGGCTTCAAGGCAAATAAACAATGCGCATATAGTAGTAAAGACAACTTCCATGCTACCCAGGCATGAAATAGACAGATAAACATCTATCCTGCAGTCATCTGAGTCAATCTTCATGATCTAAATAAGGAGGGAAAAAGTTGGCATTTAAGAGTCTAGCTGTCTATGGAAACAGCATACCACCAGTTGCAATCAAAATGACAGATTGCATAAGAACTAAGAACCTTAAAAGCTGCTGGCTGCAGAAGACATTCCAATGGATAGTAGAGTATAATACCAGAAAGTAAGGAGTCCTATATGGGAAAGAAATATTTAGCTTACCCAAACTACCTCAAACCATTATTTGCCAAATCATGTAAAAAACTATGAAAGAGAAACAAAACTATGAAAGAGAAACAGTGAAAACATAATCAAACTAACATATGCATTGGAAATGATACAAGGTGCTTGGTGATCATAGAACAGGCTTTGCAAATCGGGGTGTCTCTACACAAGAGAAGAAGGATGGCTACCAAAATCATGGAAGATACCTAGTAACTGTACCATTTCCAAGTTGAAGTTCTTGGCAGGTGTGCATTACCAAGCCTGAAATAACTACCAACT from Ananas comosus cultivar F153 linkage group 18, ASM154086v1, whole genome shotgun sequence encodes:
- the LOC109724341 gene encoding uncharacterized protein LOC109724341; this encodes MNHQDFGQHSKTKLNANNYNYYLRMKFDRGGWIWGFGAGTDVGTGEGRLRASVGESGAGGGDEIVAETVLAVACEGEDEDAPARLQGALPARAVPAVVGQGEIASERRYRGHRPRRKRSLEKGEHFFVLTLTDDSEHCLDHGLIAPVRSALIRARSESFSSDAGAGVSAYASEGGGRGHSAAFFTVAEDRGGGGEEKKKRRKKKGYFVQFSENSLMIFQVGSTTLVLCDLCLCNKF
- the LOC109723684 gene encoding flocculation protein FLO11-like; this translates as MNKSFRASEAQGAGTRGRTLGAVIKEKDEELALFLEMRKREREKERSNSFLLHHSSDELDLPPGSNSGSAPLFKIASSTPMHKTGIDDFLNSDSDKNDYDWLLTPPGTPLFPSLENESKRSPGVHVGTLKSRPTVLKSRLADFPDSSVRSTLASRQATSSAGLSSSTAVVTRRPSSSGGLTHTSSSRPATPTGRPTLTAVASKPLRPSTPTTRATIPSKPVVHPPRSSTPARSSTPTSSRPSIPAQSRPATARSSTPTKRPSTSTTTPPSQPTAASSAPPSRSSSIAKSRPTTTTSKGTSVPKSSSSRGSSPTVRSRPWKPSDMPGFSLDAPPNLRTSLPERPSSASRGRPGAPSSSRSSSVEPGPPARPRRQSCSPSRGRSPNGITSKANCSPTMGRSHLNSGDSVNPVLIGNKMVERVVNMRRLAPPKQEDQSLNHNNLAGKSSASPDSAGFGRTLSKKSLDMALRHMDIRRSIPNSLRPLMTNIPASSMYSVRSGPTRSRAVSVSDSPLATSSNASSEQSVNNTMICLDGTELEEDLVSEKGGRSSPVGRVTR
- the LOC109724279 gene encoding anthranilate synthase alpha subunit 2, chloroplastic-like, whose translation is MVGAHPAMEIVAEENKVTIMDHEEGRQTEQVVDDPMQVPRRIMENWSPQLIDELPDAFCGGWVGYFSYDTVRYVEKKKLPFSSAPEDDRNLPDVHLGLYNDVIVFDHVEKKVYVIHWVQLNRYSSVEEAYQDGRYRLDMMLSRVHNSNVPSLSAGSVKLHTRQFGSPLEKSTMTSDEYKKAVLQAKEHILAGDIFQIVLSQRFERRTYADPFEVYRALRIVNPSPHLTYLQARGCILVASSPEILTRVKKGKIVNRPLAGTVRRGKTEKEDESLKKQLLNDEKQCAEHVMLVDLGRNDVGKVSKPGSVKVETLMNIERYSHVMHISSTVTGELFDNLTCWDALRAALPVGTVSGAPKVKAMELIDELEVTRRGPYSGGFGGVSFAGDTLIALALRTIVFPTAMSSLKKEGIMCNRREWVAHLQAGAGIVADSKPDDEQRECENKAAALARAIDLAESAFINNI
- the LOC109724342 gene encoding putative serine/threonine-protein kinase; translated protein: MGTRFCCFRAATSRGQNKSHRAAYDYSGVELPREPRNVQLFSCNEMKSATRNFHPSNYIGRGGFGIVYEGILRDGTQVAIKSLSAESKQGTNEFLTEIDTISNVRHPNLVQLIGCCIEGSYRMLVYEYMDNNSLANALLGQKKCISLDWSKRATICIGTASGLAFLHEESEPRIVHRDIKASNILLDKDLVPKIGDFGLAKLFPDSITHISTRVAGTTGVNLAPEYALLGQLTKKADVYSFGVLLLEIVSGRSSSKSAWGHDMLVLVEWTWKLREEERLLEIVDPEIVGYPQEQVLRFIKVALLCTQAPSHQRPSMTQVVDMLSGEGYKNQMSLDLLDVRNLVKPGVSLIKDAGSNPSQKHESNYHSITRAELSNSFQASTVEVQPR